A region from the Gossypium hirsutum isolate 1008001.06 chromosome A08, Gossypium_hirsutum_v2.1, whole genome shotgun sequence genome encodes:
- the LOC107920102 gene encoding adenylate kinase 4 isoform X2: MASSSVNLEEIPSESLMNELLRRMKCAPKPDKRLILIGPPGSGKGTQSPIIKDEHCLCPLATGDMLRAAVSTKTPLGIKAKKAMDKGDLISDDLVVGIIDEAMKKPSCKKGFILDGFPRTVAQSQKVILCL, from the exons ATGGCGAGTAGTTCGGTGAACTTGGAAGAAATACCCTCCGAATCTCTAATGAATGAGCTTCTCCGCCGTATGAAGTGCGCCCCCAAACCCGATAAGCGCCTCATCCTCATTG GTCCACCTGGATCTGGAAAAGGCACTCAATCACCAATAATTAAAGATGAGCACTGCTTGTGTCCCTTGGCCACTGGTGATATGCTTAGAGCTGCTGTTTCTACTAAAACCCCACTTGGTATCAAGGCCAAGAAAGCTATGGATAAG GGAGATCTTATTTCTGATGACCTGGTTGTTGGCATTATCGATGAAGCGATGAAGAAACCTTCATGTAAAAAAGGTTTCATTCTTGATGGGTTTCCCAGGACTGTAGCACAATCACAAAAGGTGATACTTTGTCTATAA
- the LOC107920102 gene encoding adenylate kinase 4 isoform X1, with protein MASSSVNLEEIPSESLMNELLRRMKCAPKPDKRLILIGPPGSGKGTQSPIIKDEHCLCPLATGDMLRAAVSTKTPLGIKAKKAMDKGDLISDDLVVGIIDEAMKKPSCKKGFILDGFPRTVAQSQKDHLHHKIAQCYISTGEKVLAMQFIRKSAS; from the exons ATGGCGAGTAGTTCGGTGAACTTGGAAGAAATACCCTCCGAATCTCTAATGAATGAGCTTCTCCGCCGTATGAAGTGCGCCCCCAAACCCGATAAGCGCCTCATCCTCATTG GTCCACCTGGATCTGGAAAAGGCACTCAATCACCAATAATTAAAGATGAGCACTGCTTGTGTCCCTTGGCCACTGGTGATATGCTTAGAGCTGCTGTTTCTACTAAAACCCCACTTGGTATCAAGGCCAAGAAAGCTATGGATAAG GGAGATCTTATTTCTGATGACCTGGTTGTTGGCATTATCGATGAAGCGATGAAGAAACCTTCATGTAAAAAAGGTTTCATTCTTGATGGGTTTCCCAGGACTGTAGCACAATCACAAAAG GATCATTTACATCACAAAATTGCTCAGTGTTACATATCCACGGGAGAAAAAGTGCTAGCAATGCAGTTCATTCGAAAAAGTGCTAGCTAA
- the LOC107920103 gene encoding uncharacterized protein isoform X2, with protein sequence MKYLEGKISLQKGMEKARLPLDLAMREAYFKGSLLDRVTSLEHRVFQLCLDLEFSSTSSTSTSTSGYASSSRGGSRGQSIPRSLPTFTNPNQFHKQESRQPLLSRSEIQEESETLLLQKDPKPLKQQVGNKRSNKKDKICGKSGKKTSLKWSHWKILGC encoded by the exons ATGAAATATTTAGAAGGGAAAATAAGTTTGCAGAAAGGAATGGAAAAGGCACGCTTGCCATTAGATTTGGCAATGAGGGAAGCTTACTTCAAAGGCTCCTTGTTGGACAGGGTGACGTCTCTTGAACATAGAGTTTTTCAG CTATGTTTGGATTTGGAATTTAGTAGCACATCCAGCACTTCAACATCCACATCTGGTTATGCATCTTCCAGCCGAGGAGGATCCAGAGGGCAATCCATACCTCGTTCCTTACCAACCTTCACCAAcccaaatcaatttcataaacaGGAATCCCGTCAACCTCTGCTTTCCAGGTCTGAAATTCAG GAAGAGTCTGAAACGCTGCTACTGCAAAAAGACCCGAAACCTCTTAAGCAACAAGTTGGGAACAAAAGGAGCAACAAGAAAGACAAGATATGCGGCAAAAGTGGGAAAAAGACATCTCTCAAATGGTCACATTGGAAAATATTGGGTTGCTAA
- the LOC107920103 gene encoding uncharacterized protein isoform X1, with product MKEIENERISHHSSMPLVSRLDHLDFIMKYLEGKISLQKGMEKARLPLDLAMREAYFKGSLLDRVTSLEHRVFQLCLDLEFSSTSSTSTSTSGYASSSRGGSRGQSIPRSLPTFTNPNQFHKQESRQPLLSRSEIQEESETLLLQKDPKPLKQQVGNKRSNKKDKICGKSGKKTSLKWSHWKILGC from the exons atgaaagaaatagaaaatgaaagaatatCTCACCACTCCTCCATGCCTCTTGTTTCCAGGTTGGATCATTTGGATTTCATT ATGAAATATTTAGAAGGGAAAATAAGTTTGCAGAAAGGAATGGAAAAGGCACGCTTGCCATTAGATTTGGCAATGAGGGAAGCTTACTTCAAAGGCTCCTTGTTGGACAGGGTGACGTCTCTTGAACATAGAGTTTTTCAG CTATGTTTGGATTTGGAATTTAGTAGCACATCCAGCACTTCAACATCCACATCTGGTTATGCATCTTCCAGCCGAGGAGGATCCAGAGGGCAATCCATACCTCGTTCCTTACCAACCTTCACCAAcccaaatcaatttcataaacaGGAATCCCGTCAACCTCTGCTTTCCAGGTCTGAAATTCAG GAAGAGTCTGAAACGCTGCTACTGCAAAAAGACCCGAAACCTCTTAAGCAACAAGTTGGGAACAAAAGGAGCAACAAGAAAGACAAGATATGCGGCAAAAGTGGGAAAAAGACATCTCTCAAATGGTCACATTGGAAAATATTGGGTTGCTAA